In Dryocola sp. LX212, the genomic stretch CTTTCGAGTGCAGGAACGCGCGCAGAATTTTGTTGGTGGTACGTGGATAAACGTAGTCCGTCCCCAGCAGGAAGAAGCGTTTCGCCTCCCCGCCGTCTTCGCTCATCAGATACTCCACAGCCGGAATAGCCTGCTGATTAGGCGCCGCACCGGTGTAGAAGACGTTTGGCGACATCTCTTCCCCTTCGTACTGCACCGGGTAGAACAGCAGCCCATTCAGCTCCTCAAACACCGGCAGCACGGATTTGCGCGACACCGACGTCCAGCAGCCGAAGACCACCGCCGCCTTATCCTGGCTCAGCAGCTGGCGAGCTTTTTCTGCAAACAGCGGCCAGTTAGACGCCGGGTCCACCACTACCGGTTCAAGCTGTTTACCCAGCACGCCGCCCTTCGAGTTAATGTCGGCGATGGTCATCAGCGCCACGTCCTTCAGCGGCGTTTCAGAGATGGCCATGGTGCCGGACAGCGAGTGCATAATGCCGACTTTGATGGTGTCGGCGGCCTGCGCGCTGAACGCCAGCCCCATGCTGATAACGGAGGCAGAGAGCGCAAAAGCTTTAACAAAGGTACGACGGTGCATAGTTGTCACTCCAAAAGTATTAAGGAAAAACCCCACGCTTCGCCTGCTGAAGCATATGGAGAGTAATCTGACGAACCTCTTTCTGACTTGCGGCAATGTGGTCGTGTAAACGGCTCTGCGCCTCCTGAAAATGACGGTCTAAAATGGCGAGCAAAATCTGCCCGTGCTCGTGGTACGTCGCGCTGACGCGTGGCCGTTGGGTAAAATCCAGCCGCCTCACGATACGAATTTTTTCGGTGATGTCCCGGTGAACCCGGGCCATTTCAGGGTTTCCCGCTGCTTCTACCAGCGTCATGTGAAACGCCTCGTCGTGGCTGGCAACCTCGCCGCCGTCCGCCAGCTGCGGAGAGTCAATCCAGAAGTGCTTCAGCGTCTGCAGCGGCTTCACCTCCGGCGGTAGCGCACACAGCCGCTTCACCGCTTCAAGCTCCAGCACAATTCGCAGGTCGTAGAGCGATTCCAGAAAGTCAAAATCCACCGTTTTGATCTGCCAGCCGCTGCGGGGCTGCACCCCGACGTAACCTTCCTGTTCCAGGGCATACAGCGCCTGGCGCACCGGGGTACGGCTGGCTTCCAGCCGCCGGGCAACGTCGTTTTCGCTGAAGCGGTCGCCCGGCAGCAGCTGGAAATCGAAGATCTCCTGCTTGAGCTGACGGTAGATGCGTTCTGCGATACCTTCTGGTTTTTTACTAATTTGCATAATTTCCCCGCGCTCAAGCCGC encodes the following:
- a CDS encoding GntR family transcriptional regulator → MQISKKPEGIAERIYRQLKQEIFDFQLLPGDRFSENDVARRLEASRTPVRQALYALEQEGYVGVQPRSGWQIKTVDFDFLESLYDLRIVLELEAVKRLCALPPEVKPLQTLKHFWIDSPQLADGGEVASHDEAFHMTLVEAAGNPEMARVHRDITEKIRIVRRLDFTQRPRVSATYHEHGQILLAILDRHFQEAQSRLHDHIAASQKEVRQITLHMLQQAKRGVFP